The Leishmania major strain Friedlin complete genome, chromosome 31 genome contains a region encoding:
- a CDS encoding ferredoxin, 2fe-2s-like protein, producing the protein MFVRRRGCSLVTLPLPRSLSGTMTPIKLSRLCCASGTGLSPPSVSSATSLRSETPGKVLVRIRDRDGTAYERMYNEGDNLMEAIRDDTTLPVEVPGACNGTCQCSTCHVLLHSAEWLGKVGRLFAITDAEQDCLDKASGVSDASRLSCQLTLSGELNGIEIDLPKSTLDVRWQAAYRRSTKK; encoded by the coding sequence ATGTTTGTCCGTCGCCGCGGTTGCTCCCTTGTGACCTTGCCACTGCCCAGAAGTCTCAGTGGTACGATGACGCCCATCAAGCTCTCCAGGTTATGCTGCGCCTCAGGGACTggcctctctcctccctccgtGTCTTCAGCGACGTCCCTCCGCTCCGAGACACCTGGCAAGGTTCTCGTGCGTATCCGCGACCGTGACGGAACCGCCTACGAGCGTATGTACAATGAGGGCGACAACTTGATGGAGGCAATCCGTGACGACACCACTCTGCCGGTGGAGGTGCCGGGGGCTTGCAACGGCACCTGCCAGTGCTCCACCTGCCATGTTCTCCTTCACTCTGCGGAGTGGCTAGGCAAGGTGGGAAGGCTGTTTGCCATCACGGATGCAGAGCAGGACTGCCTTGATAAGGCGTCTGGTGTATCGGATGCCTCACGGCTCAGCTGCCAGCTCACTTTGTCAGGGGAGCTCAATGGAATTGAAATCGACCTGCCAAAGAGCACGCTGGACGTGCGATGGCAGGCTGCCTATCGACGCTCCACCAAGAAGTGA